AAATAACCGTAAATCGATGCCCAGACATTTGGCTGACCATTTAGCTTCAGGTCGCCATATTCCTGGAATTTTCACCATCGATGCAAACCAAAGCATTGGACAAACTGTTGAAGAATTAATCTTCATAGTTGAAGCTTCGTTTGAGGATGAATACCAGGATCGAATTGAATATCTACCTCTAAGCCAATAGGTTAAGACAAGAGACACGATGAATCGCAGTCTCTACAATAGTCAGTCCGTTTGTAGAGACGGCGATTTATCGCGTCTTTGCGATCTAGAATTTTCATCAAAAAATCTTAGCTGAACCAACGTATTGCTTCCACCCCTGACTTATCCTAAAAAATTAGCCCCCTCCTTACTTGTAAGGAAAGAGCTAGACTAATCTTGAAATTTAATTACGAACTACGAATTAATTAATATCCGCCTTCTTCTTCGTATTCCGGCTGTCTTTCCTTTACTTTTTTCGGAATATTCACAGGCTTCGGCTCATCTTCCCAAGCATCACCTTCTACATCATCATAATCATCGTATTCATCAACATAAGGCTTGCTGTAAGGCTTGGCTTCATACTTTAGCGGCTGCGGTTGTTGATACCTGTCGTTGCCTGTTGCTTCACTCCAGTTATCTTCTTCTTCGTCTTCTTCGTATTGAATAGATTCATACTGTCGCGCCTTCATTACCTGACGCTGTGGCCTTTCCTCTTCCACATAGTCTTCATTCCATTCCTCTTCCCGCGCTACGGGTTCGGGGGCGCGAACTTTTTGCCTGGGTGGCTGCAATGGCACTCCACTAGGCAGTTGATTACCTGGTGCAACTTGGCGTGGTGGAGTATAGCCGTATTCTTCTTCTGCATCCCTTTCCCAAGGTGCTTTGCCAATACCCAAACGCTCTAGTAAACCGGTTGTCAACTGGTTCACACGTTCTTCGGCTCCTTCAAACACAATCAACCGATTGGGGCCAGTGCTGACAATTTCATCTACCGAGAACTCGTAAGTACTCAGAAATTGATCGGGAATTTGGGGTAATCCTAAAGAAGCGATGACTATAGAGTTAAGCTTCCCGGTTTCGCCGTTGAACTTGAAGCCCCGGACTTTGCCTAATACTTCACCTGTTTCTGTAATTACTTCCCAGTTAATCAGATTGCTGAGAGATTCAACTTCGATATCTTCAATGACATCTTCGTTATCAACCAGGATGACATCACCAATCTGGCTGATGTTGTTGAGGTACATGTAGCGCGGTATGCCCGAAATGGAGATCAGGCTGTCTCGCAAACCAAGAGCCACAACCTCTCGTTGATCAATATCAACCCAGACTTGACTGATGATGCCTAGCCGCTTGCCGTTGTCGCGGGTAATCACCTGAGTGTTTAATATATCGGAACGTCTAATTATCTGTTCGGAGGTCATTCTATACCGAGTCCTGATCTCGAATCCGGTTTGTCTATACACTATTATTAACAAAAACTCAAGCAGATGTATTGGATGATTGTAATTTAATCCCCAAAACTTGAGTGTAAGCTCCCCGTGCTTGAGTAACGCCGATTGTGCGTTCGGCTGATTCTATCATCGGACGACGCAAACTCACAACTATAAATTGCGCTTGTTGTGACTGTTGCTTAATCATTTTAGCTAATCGTTCTACGTTTGCTCCATCTAGGAACATATCTACTTCGTCAAAGGCGTAAAATGGCGATGGACGGTAGCGTTGCAGGGCAAAGATAAAGCTCAAAGCTGTAAGTGATTTTTCTCCCCCAGACATGGAAGCTAGGCGCTGTACGGGTTTACCTTTGGGATGTGCAACTAAATTAAGTCCACTGCTAAAGGGATCTTCGGGATTTTCGAGTTGTAGGTAGCCGTCACCGTCTGAAAGAATGGCAAAAATTGATTGAAAGTTTTCGTTGACAGCATCAAACGCTTCTTTAAAGGCAAGTTGCCGCAATGTGGTAAAGTTTTCGATCCGCAAAAGTAGCTCGGTGCGTTCCCCTTCTAGTGTCTCTAATTTTTGCGTCAGTTCTTGGAGACGGTTTTGGGTGCGTTCGTATTCTTCCAACGCCAGCATATTAACAGGTTCCATTGCTTGTAAGCGTTTGGTGAGCGATCGCAATTCTTTCTGTAATTCCTCCAAATCTACCTTATCTGGAACTTCCGGCAAGGGATTTGGTAATTCTGCTCCCATATCTCGCAACTGGCTTTGCAGTGCAATTAGTTCCTCCCGCCGCTTCTCTTGAGTTTCTTTGAGTTTTTCGATTTCCCATTGCAATTGTTGTTGGCGCAAAAGGTGCGATCGCACTTCCAATTCTGTAGCGTCGCGTTTTTGTTTCTCTTCTCCCAAATTTTGCTCCATTTGAGCCAACGATAAACGGGTTTGGGTAATTTGCTCGTTTATCGTTGTGATTTGTGAAAAGACGTGATGAATCGCGTCTTTACAAGAGATTTGTTGGGTTTCGTATTCGGTGATTCGCGTTTCTGCTTCTTGGATTTTTTCTTGCAAACGTTGTTGCTGATTTTCTAAATTTTTTAATCTTTGTTCAGCTTCGCGTAATGCTGTCTCTCGTTGTTGCAAGTGTTGCTCTTGAATTTTAATTGTCGCCTGGATTTGCTGCCATTCACTGGGGGTTTGAGATGCTTCCAACTCTGCTAAAGCGTGTCGCAATTGTTGCAATTCATTTTCTTTCCCAGGTAATTCCCGCTCCAAAATTTCTAATCGGGATTGAGCAGTGGCTAACTTTTCGCTGTTTTGGGCTAGTTGCGATCGCGTCCCCTCTAATTGCGCTGTTAAATTCTTAATGTCTTTTTGCAACTGTTCCAATTGCAACTGCTGTTCGCGCCGCGCCTGACGCGTTTCTGTGAGTTCTTGGGTGAGTTTTTTACTTCTGGCTGACAAAGTTGCGATCGCTTCTGTACAACGCTCTAAAACTCGCTCAATATCCACCAAACGAGTTTTTAAAGCGATCGCTTCATCAGATTCTGCCGCTTCACCCGTACCAAACCGCAACGCTGAACGATTGCTGTTACTACCACCAGTCATTGCACCGCTAGTTTCTAACAACTCCCCGTCTAAGGTGACGATGCGATATAAACCTAAATTTTTCCGCGCCGCCTCCAGGTTGGCAAATACTACTGTGTTACCAAAAACGTAGCTAAATACATCTTTGTAACGGCGATCGCAATCGACTAAGTTAACAGCATAGTTAACGAAGCCGCTAGCGAAACGCAGCGTTGCATCTTGAGTAAATTTAGGAGCATGAATTTTATTTAGTGGTAAAAAAGTCGCTCTCCCGGCACGTTTCTGTTTGAGCAATTCAATCCCGGCTGCGGCTACACCATCATCTTCCACCACAATATGTCCCAATCGTCCACCGGCAGCCATTTCCAAAGCTAGCTGATGGCGGGGTTCCACCTTTCCCAACTGCACAACCAAGCCACAAAGTCCAGGCATTCCCGATTGTAAAATAACTTTACTCGCTTGGGTTCCTTGGACTTCTTGCTGTGCTTGCGTTTGCGCCTCTATTTTATCCAACTGGCGTTGTTTTTCCCGTTGTTCAAAAAGTAACCGCTTTTGGGTTTCCTGTTGGATTTGCAGTTCTTGTTCTGTAGCTGAGAGATTTTGGGCTAAATTCTGGATGGGTTCGCTAGAGGCGTTAAATTCCGTTTCAACTTGATTACAGTCAGTTTGTTTTTGGGCTAATAGCGGTTCGTCGCGTTCAATTAACTGGGTTTGTTCTGAAATTAATTGCTGTAATTGATTATTCCGTTCTGTGAGTTGTGCTTTTTCTGTGCGTTGCGGTTCTAGAGTTTGCAACAGAGTTTCAATTTGACGATTGAATGCCGTTTGTTGCTGTACCCATGCTTCCGAAGCTGAGGCGATTTCTGCGGCTGCTTCGCGGGAGGTTTCTAGAGATTGGTGGGCTTCATTCCTTTGGTGTTGGGAAGACGCGATGAATCGCGTCTCTACAATTTGGGTTTCGTCAATTTCTTCTAGGGAATGACGATGTTTTTGAATTTCTTGCTGAGTTTGAGTGAGACGTTTAGCAGTTTCTTGGGAAGCTGTTTGTAATTCCGTTAGCTGACGCTGGAGTTGTTTACGTTCTGCTTCTTGGGTGGCGAGGGTAGATTGTACCGCCAAAAGTTCATCTTCTCCCAATGCTTTGACATGGGCATTGAGTTGTTCAAGTTCAGCAGTTTTTTGGACGATTTCGGAATTTAGATTTGTGAGTTGAGTTGAGAGTTCACTAGAATTGCGATCGCCTGTTTGAATTTCGTGAACTAACTTTTCTTGTTGTGCTTGTAGCGATCGCCATGATAAAACCGCTTCCCAGGATTGTTTAGCCAGAAATTCCGTGCGAAGTTTTTGATATCTCTCAGCTTTAGCACGATCTTGAGAAAGGCGATCGCGTTGTGCAGTTAATTCCGTTTCAATAATCCGACAGCTATCTTCCTTCTCCTTCACCTCATCTAAAGTTGATTTGGCTTGAATGATTTTGCGATCGAACGCCGCCACCCCAGCCAATTCATCAATAATTTCCCGCCGTTCCCGCGCATTCATCGAGATAATGCTGGTGACATCCCCTTGCAGCACCACGTTGTAGCCTTCAGGATAAACCCGCAGATTACTTAGTTGCTGATGCAACTCCGTCAGCGTGCAAGCTTCACCATTTATATAGTAATTCGACGTGTAACTTCCTTGGTGAGTGACTCGCAGCCTTCTAGTAACACTCCACTCTGCCGATTTTGGCTTTTGGACTTCGGCTTCGCTCAGTCGAACGATTTTGGATTTTGGTTCTTCCTCCGCTTCCCCTGCATCCCCTGCATCCCCTGCCTCCTCTACTTCCTCCTTTTGCGCCTTTGTGTCTTTGTGTGAGATTTCATCTGACAAATCAAACGTCACAGTGACGCTAGCTTCAATAGAAGCGCGTCCTTTAGACGTTTGGGTGTTATTTACCAAATCTGGTAAGCGATCGGCTCGCATTCCCTTAGAACTGGAGAGTCCGAGGCAAAATAGCAGTGCATCGAGAATATTAGATTTACCCGAACCATTTGGCCCAGATATGACAGTACACCCCGGCAGCAAAGGGACTGAAGTAGTACCGCCGAAGGATTTGAAGTTGGTAAGTTCCACGCGCTTGATATGAACCATAGGCGCTGGTTAACTGGGCTAATGAAGAACAAGTGTATCAACTAATTAAAAATTCGCAAGAGGGTAGGGGAAAGAATTCAGGATTATCGTAAACGAGCAGCTTGTCGCAAGCTACCACAGAGGCGCAAAGAACGCAGAGGGGGTAAGGAAAATCTTATTTCAAAGAAAAGCACAATATTCGAAGGAGTTTAGTCTTTACTACGAACTTCCTTGACAAACTAATAGAGTGGTGTGACTTAAAATTGAGCAAATAAAAAACAGGAACTTACACAGATGTAAGTCCCTGTTTGGCTTTCATGCCGATGTTAACTGAGAACTTCAGTTATTCTTTTATGGCTTTTTCACAGCTTCAACTTTTGCTTCCACCTTCACAGTCTTCACACCTTGAACTTCCTTAGCCAAAGTTTCAGCTTTCTTGAGTTCTTCAGCAGAAGTCGCTGTGCCTTTGAGGATAATTTCACCCTCTTTGTTCTCAACCTGTAACTTATTGCCTGGTAAGCCTTTGTTCAACTTGGCGCTAACTTCAGTTTTTAAGTCGCTTTTAACTTTTGTTGCTGCCGTTTTTTCAGAACCGGTTTTAACTTTAGTATCTGTGCTAGTTGCTAAAGGAGTTGTTTGTATTCCTGGAACTTTGGCAGTTTCATTTGTCTGAGAAGCAGGTTTTGCTGGTACTTGAGCAGCTTCGTTAGTAGTACTAGGAGTTTCCGAACCAGTTTTAGGAGCCTCTTGGCAGCCAAAAGTACCAACTACCAAAATGCTACTAACGATTAATAGAATTAGCTTTTTCATTATCTATCTCCGAATTGATTACTGAAAGCAATTAATTTGTGTGTCATGGTGAGGAGCAGATGTTAAAAAGCAATTAAATGTGAAGTAGCAAAAGTGTCCAAGCAATTACTCAGATTACTGGAAATTGAAACTTGAACGATTTGTTTAGGCTAAGATTTTGCAGCCATCTTTGAGAAGCACCAATTCAATTTTATTGACGGTTGCTAACCAAGATACCTGTATATACGGACTATAGCTCCTATGAATTTAATGTAGATGCTGAGGAACTTTTCCAATGATAAACTATGCAACCTTAAAGTAGTGAATCGATGTTATCAGATTTGGGTCAGTTTGGCGATGTCTACGCCTATGCAGCTCAAAACTTCATGTTTTTGCAATACTGTGCCAGCAAAATTACCAACAAAATGTTACTTTAGAAAACTATGGCTTACTTACAATGCCCTAAATATTCAGGAAATATCAGCCAATGCCCTACCTCACTTCTGCCAGCGAAATTAGTGCTATTGTCGCTGAATACACCAATATCAAAACACTGTGGATCGATACAGAAGTAGCTGACTATAAAAGTCGTAATCCTAGACTATCGCTGATTCAGGTGTTAGATAATCCTCAAGATATGAGTGGCGATCGCGTCTATCTTTTAGATGTGCTAGACCAACCTAATATCATAGCTGAGTTTATTGAAAAAATTATGATAAATTCTGCCATTGAAAAAGTTTTTCACAATGCCAGTTACGATCTAAAATTTCTCGGTAACAAGAAAGCTAAAAATATTACCTGCACTTTAGAAATGGTAAAAAAAATTCCCTACCATATTTTGCCATTACCTAACTATCAACTCAAAACCATAGCTACAGCACTTTGTAGCTTTAACAATATCGATAAACAAGAGCAAACCAGCGATTGGGGAAAACGCCCCCTGACTGAAGAACAGATAGAGTATGCTTATCTAGATTGTATTTATCTTGCTCAAATCCACTCAAATTTATTAAGTTTACAAGCCAAAGCCAACCCCGAACCCGCAACGGAAGATTTAACATCACTAAGTACTCGATACTCACAACTTGAACAACAATGGAAGTTGTTGAATTCAGAATTTGAGCATTTGCAAGAACGTATGAAAAAAGCGATGCAAGCTCAGAATATATCTGAAACTTCTTATCATAAGCTTACTAGTTACGATCGCACTACAGTCAAAGCGACTTTTTCAGAATTGGCTAGGCTAGCACAAACCCAAGATATTGATTTAGATTTTCCCATCACGCTAACTCAGAAACTCCAAAAAGATTTAGGCCCAAATCTAGAACAATTGTCTGTAGATATTGAAAAAACTACTTCTTGGCGGCTAACTCCCAAAGCTCAAGAGACTGAAACAGAAGATGAGTAAATTATCCATAAGGCTACAAATGTCAGAATTTATGGAGTTATCGTTTATAGCAAATCTTAAGATTTCAAATATATTTTTTTCAAAAAGTATCTTAAAAAACATGAGACACAGTAGCTTTCTACTCAGAAATCCATTGTCAAGAAGTAGAGAGATGACAATAACAAAGAGCAGAATTGACAATTTTTATACTTTATAATTGATGTTTTTCCCTTAATATAACTATTAAATAAATATATTAAATATCTGGTAAATTTGTTAATTGGCTTGAAACGTCTATCCAAAGTTAGAATAACCATTGAGTTAAAGAATTAAAATCTAGATTTTGGTACTAATTGCGTTCAGGTGTTATGGCAGTTTATATTAAATTATGAGACGGCGTTTATTTAGACAAAAGCGAACAAGGGTAAATCAAGTATTTACTATAGCTATTTTTACTACATTGACAGCAATTAGCAGTGTTTCTTGTAGCAAGAATGACAGTGTTTTGGTAACAGAAATAGGAGTTAGTACACCTAGCCGTCGTTCAGCTACAGCATCCAGAGGTGGGGAATTCTATCTTCAAGGAAAGAATCAGCATTTAAACGGCGATTTACAAGCTGCGATCGCTTCCTATAGTAAGGCAATTAGTCAAAACTCTCAATATGGCGCAGCTTACAACGGACGGGGATTAGCCTACTTTGATTTGGGAGACAAAGAAAAAGCGATCGCAGATTACAATCAAGCCCTCCGCATTAACCCTAACGACGCTGAAGCTTACAATAACCTGGGCAATGCCCGCGCCTCACTAGAAGGTAACAGAGAAGCAGTTAAAGATTACAGTGAAGCGATTCGCCTGAATCCCAACTACGCCGAAGCCTACAACAACCGAGGAAATGCCCGCGCCGCCAATGGAGACAGAAAAGGGGCAATAGACGATCTCGGTCAAGCGATTCGCCTGAATCCCAGATATGCGATCGCTTACAATAACCGAGGAAATGCTCGTGCTGCCAATGGAGATCCAAAGGGTGCGATCGCAGATTACAATCAAGCCATTCGCCTCAACCCTAACTTTGCCCCTGCCTACAATAACCGAGGAAATGCCCGCGCCACCAATGGAGATAGACAGGGGGCACTCAAAGATTTAGAAAAAGCAGCGAGCATTTTTCAAAGTCAGGGTAACAACGACTTATACCAACAAGTGATGAAAAACATCAAAGAACTGAGACAGTAGGCAAAAGAACAGGGAGCAGGTGTTGGTTTTTAACACCAGAAGCAAAGATGAAATACGCTCAACAACCCCAGCAAAACAAACAACATGTTGCGATCGCTCGGCATAGATCCTGATTTAACCTAAGAGGATGTTTTAAAAGTCCTCTGGTCGGTAGCAAAACGTTTTAGATCCCCCTAAATCCCCCTTAAAAAGGGGGACTTTAAGAATTTTTCCCCTTAAAAGGGAGTTTAGGAGGGATTAAACCCTGTATCTGCTCACACACACTATCAAATTGATTTAAAACTTGACTATTTGTAAACCTAATAATCTTTAAACCATAGCCTTCTAGAATATGTGTTCTCTCTATGTCATAATCTTGACCTTCATCTGTAAAATGGCTATCCCCATCAATTTTAACTACTTGTAAAGTAGGACAGTAGAAATCAACTATAAAATGATTAATTGGTCTTTGTCTTAAAACCCGAAATTGAAAATCACTCAGATATTCACACCACAGCTTTTTTTCTGCTGGGGTCATATTTTTGCGAAGTTCTTTTGCTCTTTCTACAAGCTTTGGATTGTAAGGTAAATGGAAATTGCTACTGTTGAGGTTGTTCATCATAGTTTCTAGTGTTTATCCCTTTACACTCCTTGAAAAGGTGGGAAAAAGTTCTTAAAGTCCCCCTTTTTAAGGGGGATTTAGGGGGATCAAACCACATTCTACACAGCATCTAGATGTGTGTACACGATAGCGTCCCTTGTAGGTAAGAGATTGGGGGTTAAGTTTGAGAGAAAGAAGTTGCACAGTACATTAATCAGTATCAAAGACTCGTCCACGAGTATCAAAGACTCGTCCATGAGTATAAAAGACTCGTCCGCGAGTATCAAAGGCTCGTCCGCGAGTATCAAAGACTCGTCCGCGAGTATCAAAGACTCATTCACGAGTATCAAAGACTCATCCACGAGTATCAAAGACTCTCGCGCGAGTATAAAAGACTCGTCCACGAGTATTAAAGACTCATTACAGCAATATTTCATTGATTTAGAAAACACTCTCGCGTTCTTCTTTGCGTCTTTGCGTGAGATAAAAAATCTTTTGGTGCTGTAATTACGAATTACGAATTACGAATTATGCATTACTCTATCAAGACTTGCACTCACACTTTCAGCATACGGTGACTTCAATCGCTGCAAAATCTTTAAAGCTGGTTGCAAATAGGATATCGCTTTAGTATATTCACCCTGCTGTTCTGCCAAATCTCCTAAGCACCACAGAGTTATTGCTTTACCTTGGACATCACCAATGCGTTCATTTATTTCCAAAGACTGATTGAAAAGTGCGATCGCTTGCTCCACTTCCCCTTTGTTCGCGTAGATACCTGCCAGATTGTTCAACGTCGCCGCTTTGCCTTGGACATCCCCAATGCGTTCTTCTATTTCTAAAGACTGATTGTAGAGTGCGATCGCTTCATCCACTTCCCCTTTGTTGACGTAGATCAGTCCCAGACAGTGCAACGTCGCTGCTTTGCCTTGGACATTACCAATGCGTTCATTTATTTCCAAAGACTGATTGAAAAGTGCGATCGCTTGCTCCACTTCCCCTTTGTTCGCGTAGATAGATCCCAGTTCTTGCAAGGTTACCGCTTTGCCTCAGACATTTCCAATGCGTTCAAATATTTCCAAAGACTGATTATAGAGTGCGAGCGCTTCATCCACTTCCCCTTTGTCGGCGTAGATATTTCCCAGTTGGATCAACGTCGCTGCTTTGCTTTGGACATTACCAATGCGTTCATTTATTTCCAAAGACTGATTGAAAAGTGCGATCGCTTCATCCACTTCCCCTTTGCCGGCG
The Nostoc punctiforme PCC 73102 genome window above contains:
- a CDS encoding DUF5615 family PIN-like protein, translated to MAIQYLLDEHLSPTYRSQLVRRNPELVVRIIGDLDVPPKGTSDPEILIWCETNGFILVTNNRKSMPRHLADHLASGRHIPGIFTIDANQSIGQTVEELIFIVEASFEDEYQDRIEYLPLSQ
- a CDS encoding PRC-barrel domain-containing protein, whose translation is MTSEQIIRRSDILNTQVITRDNGKRLGIISQVWVDIDQREVVALGLRDSLISISGIPRYMYLNNISQIGDVILVDNEDVIEDIEVESLSNLINWEVITETGEVLGKVRGFKFNGETGKLNSIVIASLGLPQIPDQFLSTYEFSVDEIVSTGPNRLIVFEGAEERVNQLTTGLLERLGIGKAPWERDAEEEYGYTPPRQVAPGNQLPSGVPLQPPRQKVRAPEPVAREEEWNEDYVEEERPQRQVMKARQYESIQYEEDEEEDNWSEATGNDRYQQPQPLKYEAKPYSKPYVDEYDDYDDVEGDAWEDEPKPVNIPKKVKERQPEYEEEGGY
- the smc gene encoding chromosome segregation protein SMC, with protein sequence MVHIKRVELTNFKSFGGTTSVPLLPGCTVISGPNGSGKSNILDALLFCLGLSSSKGMRADRLPDLVNNTQTSKGRASIEASVTVTFDLSDEISHKDTKAQKEEVEEAGDAGDAGEAEEEPKSKIVRLSEAEVQKPKSAEWSVTRRLRVTHQGSYTSNYYINGEACTLTELHQQLSNLRVYPEGYNVVLQGDVTSIISMNARERREIIDELAGVAAFDRKIIQAKSTLDEVKEKEDSCRIIETELTAQRDRLSQDRAKAERYQKLRTEFLAKQSWEAVLSWRSLQAQQEKLVHEIQTGDRNSSELSTQLTNLNSEIVQKTAELEQLNAHVKALGEDELLAVQSTLATQEAERKQLQRQLTELQTASQETAKRLTQTQQEIQKHRHSLEEIDETQIVETRFIASSQHQRNEAHQSLETSREAAAEIASASEAWVQQQTAFNRQIETLLQTLEPQRTEKAQLTERNNQLQQLISEQTQLIERDEPLLAQKQTDCNQVETEFNASSEPIQNLAQNLSATEQELQIQQETQKRLLFEQREKQRQLDKIEAQTQAQQEVQGTQASKVILQSGMPGLCGLVVQLGKVEPRHQLALEMAAGGRLGHIVVEDDGVAAAGIELLKQKRAGRATFLPLNKIHAPKFTQDATLRFASGFVNYAVNLVDCDRRYKDVFSYVFGNTVVFANLEAARKNLGLYRIVTLDGELLETSGAMTGGSNSNRSALRFGTGEAAESDEAIALKTRLVDIERVLERCTEAIATLSARSKKLTQELTETRQARREQQLQLEQLQKDIKNLTAQLEGTRSQLAQNSEKLATAQSRLEILERELPGKENELQQLRHALAELEASQTPSEWQQIQATIKIQEQHLQQRETALREAEQRLKNLENQQQRLQEKIQEAETRITEYETQQISCKDAIHHVFSQITTINEQITQTRLSLAQMEQNLGEEKQKRDATELEVRSHLLRQQQLQWEIEKLKETQEKRREELIALQSQLRDMGAELPNPLPEVPDKVDLEELQKELRSLTKRLQAMEPVNMLALEEYERTQNRLQELTQKLETLEGERTELLLRIENFTTLRQLAFKEAFDAVNENFQSIFAILSDGDGYLQLENPEDPFSSGLNLVAHPKGKPVQRLASMSGGEKSLTALSFIFALQRYRPSPFYAFDEVDMFLDGANVERLAKMIKQQSQQAQFIVVSLRRPMIESAERTIGVTQARGAYTQVLGIKLQSSNTSA
- a CDS encoding BON domain-containing protein; the encoded protein is MKKLILLIVSSILVVGTFGCQEAPKTGSETPSTTNEAAQVPAKPASQTNETAKVPGIQTTPLATSTDTKVKTGSEKTAATKVKSDLKTEVSAKLNKGLPGNKLQVENKEGEIILKGTATSAEELKKAETLAKEVQGVKTVKVEAKVEAVKKP
- a CDS encoding 3'-5' exonuclease: MPYLTSASEISAIVAEYTNIKTLWIDTEVADYKSRNPRLSLIQVLDNPQDMSGDRVYLLDVLDQPNIIAEFIEKIMINSAIEKVFHNASYDLKFLGNKKAKNITCTLEMVKKIPYHILPLPNYQLKTIATALCSFNNIDKQEQTSDWGKRPLTEEQIEYAYLDCIYLAQIHSNLLSLQAKANPEPATEDLTSLSTRYSQLEQQWKLLNSEFEHLQERMKKAMQAQNISETSYHKLTSYDRTTVKATFSELARLAQTQDIDLDFPITLTQKLQKDLGPNLEQLSVDIEKTTSWRLTPKAQETETEDE
- a CDS encoding tetratricopeptide repeat protein, which gives rise to MRRRLFRQKRTRVNQVFTIAIFTTLTAISSVSCSKNDSVLVTEIGVSTPSRRSATASRGGEFYLQGKNQHLNGDLQAAIASYSKAISQNSQYGAAYNGRGLAYFDLGDKEKAIADYNQALRINPNDAEAYNNLGNARASLEGNREAVKDYSEAIRLNPNYAEAYNNRGNARAANGDRKGAIDDLGQAIRLNPRYAIAYNNRGNARAANGDPKGAIADYNQAIRLNPNFAPAYNNRGNARATNGDRQGALKDLEKAASIFQSQGNNDLYQQVMKNIKELRQ
- a CDS encoding endonuclease domain-containing protein, which translates into the protein MMNNLNSSNFHLPYNPKLVERAKELRKNMTPAEKKLWCEYLSDFQFRVLRQRPINHFIVDFYCPTLQVVKIDGDSHFTDEGQDYDIERTHILEGYGLKIIRFTNSQVLNQFDSVCEQIQGLIPPKLPFKGKNS
- a CDS encoding tetratricopeptide repeat protein, translating into MQELGSIYANKGEVEQAIALFNQSLEINERIGNVQGKAATLHCLGLIYVNKGEVDEAIALYNQSLEIEERIGDVQGKAATLNNLAGIYANKGEVEQAIALFNQSLEINERIGDVQGKAITLWCLGDLAEQQGEYTKAISYLQPALKILQRLKSPYAESVSASLDRVMHNS